ctttatatcatgtcttattagctttatttattgtttattggtctattTTGTacatgtgaaggcaaaagattttattttggTTCGAAAGATGCTATTTTACGGGTCAAaggagggactttggcaatgaccaaagactgattgaggcattttttaggcaactgatatggtataaagaactcgtgcttggcaaaattcgcaattggcggtagtttcgccagactaattaattcgccaagtgcgggggcttactgtacttattattgttatcactatcattaataCTATCTTAACTATCATTATTTATGCATTTGACACATCTTGTCTTTGCATCCATGATCACTGGTGACCCACTTGGTTCAGTTCAAGGTTTAGTCAGTCACATGCCAGACAGTCACTGTGACTCTCTGGCTTCTGTCATGTCACTAGGATACAATAACTTGGTAATGGGGCCACACATTTTTCCTCAATATAAATCTAAGcaattgtatttttttacaaTCCCTGGAatgcacactcactcactccacagGCAGACAAGTATAGCTGCATTTATTTGGGCATGTCAGTACATATCCatttatatattgtgtgttaCTTGCCTGCAGAGCAAGTGAGTGTGCACTTTAGCGATGGTAAAAATAAAGCACAGCCAATTGTTTAATGGATAAGAggtagcaaagaagaaaaaaatgaaatattgtCTAATGGTGAATTGTATAGTAGGCAGTACTTGTATAGTGAAGGGAAAGCTGAGTGCTGAAATACTTGTACTAGTCATATATGTTGACATCCAATGGTAACTGGTAGTTTGAACTGCAAATATTTAACACTATATTGAAAGATaacttccatgttttttttacagGTAAATTAATGATGCAATGTACACAAATGAAAACTTATTCAAATGATCTCTATCAGTTTAATAACTTTTCACAAGCCAATACTGTTTCAATCCAAATGTTAAAACTCAATTGTACCAAAAGAATCCAATAACATTACAATTGTAGCAAAAGTTTCTTAAtctattcatttaatttctgGATGTTTTTTGTTCAAGTGATCTTTGAGGTAGAAGTTCCTGATACATTGATAGGGACAATAGGAGCAGCGAAAACGGTATATACCTGTGTGTCTACTCAAATGATCCTCAACACTTCGTAACCTATTAGACACATACAAGCACAGAGGACAGTGGTAACCATCTTTGCTTTTAATTATCCCTTTACAACCTCTGTCTGCATGTTCCTTAAGACTCGTCTCATCTCTAAATCTCTTCAGGCAACTGGAACAGTCATGGAAATCTGAGTTTTGTGATGTTCTTTTAAGAattttagatttttgttttctttcctttgtaagTTGCACTTTAGGAAGCATCaaatctgactttttttttgaaGCTCTATGATTCACAAGAATATGTTTATTAAGACCATACTGGCTGTGAGTCACATATTCACACATGTTACAAGAGTGCACTGTTGGTGCTTTATGAAGTTTCATATGTGTAGCGAACTCTTTCTTATTTGAGAACTGTATTTGGCAGGTGAAGCAATAATGATGTATCTCACCATGATGAGTACGAAGATGTGTTGCAATGTCTTTGCGAATCTTGAAAGACTTCCTGCAATGTTTACACTTCAGACTTCTCTTGTTCACAGCTTCATCATTGTTTTCCTGTGAATACCAATAATTTTCTTAACATCAAAGTGTAGTACAAAGTTTGCAATAAAATCCTTATAATCAACATAGTTCTTAATATACTTAGTAAATCCCAtcattgaaaaaaagatgacattTACTGCAAGGCAAGAAATAACCCctctaaaacaaaataaattaattagttcagtaattaattaaataaaatcaataaaaaattcAATTAAATAAGTTAGAAATGTTAACCAAAAGATACTAGTGTGCTAGACATCAGTGGCCAAATAGCACTTATGTAAATATACTGGATCAGGAGTTacagagaaagaagtgagatgTTGCAGGAAAGGGACTGGACAGTTATGTTGAGGGAAGGATAtcaagtgtgtatatatatatatatatatatatatatatatatatatatatatatatatatatatatatatatatatatatatatatatatatatatatatatatatatatatatatatatatatatatatatatatatatataaaaaacaagtAAGGACACATAAAAAACATCCACGATGGAGGACCAGAGTTTATTTTTCAACAACGTTTCACCGAGTCTTTTGGCATCATCAGgttagcaaaaaaaataaaattgagttAAATGACAAGATATATGTCTAAAATATGAATATAGTAAAAAATTAATTAGTCTaacatttatgaaaaaaaaaaacacaaacttttatCTAACAGTGGGTCATTACCTTTACGTAGTGGAGCTGTGatgtgagtgagaggaaaaggaaaggaaggtctCGACAAAAACTTTTATGAAACCAAAAATTAGATGTGAATGAAGCTAGAGAATAGTTAAAGAGTGGGAAGCAGTTTGGTTATTTATATTTAGTTCAGGTTTTAgtttatgaataaataaagattcaaGAATTTTGATGTCGCTTAGGTAATTagctttcattaatattttaaaGTTGTCATCTGTTAATTTATGCCGTAAATCTAGACAATGTGAGCgaataggggaaaaaaattggGGTTATCTTAGATCCTGTACTGGGAGATATACCCTTGTGTTCAGCGATACACGGAGTGAGGTTTCTGGACGTTTCGCCTATGTATTGGTGCTTACATACCGAACAAGTATACTGATATACTACATTGGGTATTAGGTTAGTGGGGATTTTGTCtttataaggaaagaaagatttaatGGTATAGGAGTTGATAAAAATAAACCGAAAATAATTATTAGggtaatgaaaatgaaactATTGAAATAATTAGTAATGAACTATTTAAGGATTCACCCACATTAATGAACTACACTCAGAAACAATTTAAAGACGTTTTAGAGTTAAGCATAAAAGAGTCCCCATTTATCTTCAACAAAAAAGTGTATGTTCAAACTGATGGCGTAGCCATGGGTTCTTGCCTGGGACCCTCATTAGCAAATACTTTCTTATGCTTTCATGAGAAAAGATGGTTATCTGAATGTCCTGAAGCCTTCAGACCAGCGTTCTATAAACGATATGTTGATGACTGCTTCCTCTTGTTTCACAATATTGACCATGTTACTCCTTTCTTAAATCACCTAAATTCATAACATCAAAATATCACTTTCACTTGCGAATTAGAAAAGGATGCCTCTATCTCTTTTCTAGATGTTAAAGTTTCCCGTAGTAACGATAAAGTTACGACATCAGTATACCGTAAACCTACTTTTACTGGACTGGGTATGAATTTCAACTCCTTTATTCCCAGGTTATTTAAAATTAATGCAATTAAGATGCTTGTTTATAGATGCTACCATTTCTCTTCAAATTGGACTGCTTTCCATGATGAAATAAATTTCCTGATAAATTTCTTTCAAAATAATAGTTACCCACTAAATCTAATAGAAAATTGTATATCTAATTTCCTGAATAATATATTTACTGCCAAATCAGAAAACGATGATAAGTCAAGTAAGAATTACTATATTAAACTACCGTATTGACACCTAAGCTACGTAGTGCGAAGGAAACTGAATCAGTTACTTAAAATTCATTACCCTAATAATTATTTTCGGTTTATTTTTATCAACCCctataccatatatatattatttatatatatatatatatatatatatatatatatatatatatatatatatatatatatatatatatatcccagtAATTCTCTCTGACACTTTCTTCACTATAGCATGGGTATCTTACAGTGTGCTCTGGGAGTGGGAAaaatcttagttttttttaatcatattctAACTTTATGAACATATGTTTTTGGCTTTCAGAATGTATCAGGTACCTCATGAAAGAGCTTGAATTGCTCTATCTGATGCATGCAACAACCCAGGTGTCACTTAACCTCACTATAGCAAGGGGCACCACAATTAAACAGAAACTTAATAGAAGACAACAAACAGATATCACCCAATACATACTTAAATAATCAATGAACTCATGGAGGttatgaaaaatatgaatggaaatgaatgataagagataatgaagagataaataacCTGGAATCTGGTAACttgaaagaaattagaaaaaaagctaGTTTACTTTGATGATAATTTACAATACTTACTTTGCTACTTTCTGTAAATTTCCCTGGGGTACTTGAGGAATCTACACCATTTGTTTCAGCTATTTCACGTGATTCTTCAAATATCTCTTTTATATTCAATTTAAAGTCAGTTTCACCTTCTGTCCATCCATGGAAGGAACTGCTGCTAGTATCATCTTTCAACTCAAGAGAAGAGTTGTCTTTTAGCTCCTCAGAATTTGGATCTGTTAGAAAATCATCAAATTTTTCAACAGTAATAATGTCTTGAGATTCTTCTTGGTTTGTTTCTGGTTCTGAGAAATCTTGCACTAATTCTGAGCTTTGGTTATTAGCAGCTTCagtttcttgcattttgttgaTTATTTGTTTATAAAAATTTACTGCATCTTCTATGTTCTCTTGTAATAGGTTGGTAccaattaatgaagaaaataactgTCTCAAAGGTTCTGGGAAAGGAGCAGAATCAAATGCTTCCCCTAAACTTGAAGCTTCATTAACCTTGTGCTTGTCAAGAGCTGAATCCAAACCTTTCACTCCCAGCCACTTGGCAGCTTCCAGCAGTTTTGATAATTCCTCTCTTGAAATTGTGAcctgtaaaaaaggaaaaataagaaaaatatattgagtTTTAATGTAACCTAtaattatttatgttaatgacatTTTGAAACTAAAATGGGCAGTCATTCTTTGcaatctgtatgtatgtatgtatttacctagttgtattgtacagagttTGAGCAGGGATCATAGTGTGCATGTATTGTGAGGGGCActgcattatttcccctttattttactatttgCGTATTGTATGGCGGCCCCAGCACAGCCTCTTGCTGTTCCGTAGTGCGgccaccctccccctctctgTTCCTGCCATCTCGCTGGGCCTGGCAGGCATCTCTTCAGTACCGAGCCAGTCTTTAGCCGAGGTAGACACGTTCGCTCTTGGGTTCTGGCACAGGgttgagacacgtgttgctAGGCTGTTCTGTGTGCTCAACagtctcggtctgggagttgtgccctcccttttgagtagctggtttgctgctggtTAGGCTGTGACGGTGTGGAGCAACAGGTTTGTTGTTCCAGGGGAAAGTGCAGctggtttggctgcatttcccgAGTTTTTGCGTTCGTCCCCTCTTGGTGAGTGGCGACACGGAGGGACGCAGTATTGTCTCGTCccgattgttgtttttttaggtggccgtggtcaccagtgtggtttggtgggcggctgtgtgctaCCACCATCTTTTTGTGTAGTTTCTGTAGTATAATGAGTATAGTGGCCTTAGCCACACACAATGGTTGTCTGGTAGGAAGCTTCATGCTGTTTCCCAGTCAGCGTGCAGTAATCGTCTGTACGACCTGTTAGCTACGTGTATCTTGACTCCCTGTGTGGCTGGTTGTCACCCGGAGTTGATAGCTGGGCTTGTGTATACCACCGGATGTGGAATACGTATTGTGTCGTGTAGTAAGCTATAGGCACGTGGAGTCAGTCTTGACAGGTGCTGGCAAGCATCTGTTGCAttaagtaatataataatatacacCACGTgtcttgtcccagtctgtgggcACTTACAGCCTGGgtacaaggcgtgtggagaggcattaatactcctgtagagaagtgggtggaattgtcttTGTGGGCGGTTTTCTCTACGGAGTATTAAGGCTTCGCCCTTAACACATAACTTATATACTatctataaattctacttggtttggtgtaggaggagaaggagttgctaaggagattccctagcagtgggggaagttatacactgctGGCGATCTCTATTTCTGTAGTATTATTTGTCTACTACTCAGGGCTGGGTGTGCAAGGCTCAGGGAAGGGATTGGTACATGCTGGTGTCATTACCAAATCCTTAGTAAGCAAGAGTGAGAGCGGAGTATCTCGTCGCCTCTCAGGGCAGCTGTGACACCGTGAGGGAACAGCAGTCTATTAGAGTTTGCACATTTTCAGCagaaagaacctgagtgttGTGGCTGCTGTGAAATATAGTGTTGGGGACCCTGTGGAGCGTCATACTCCCCGGTGAGCAGCAGTTAACCATAACAGTATGTATACAATAAACTctcaattaaccctttcagtgctccgGACCACGATCGTGGCTTTGAAGGAAATGCCTCCTGTCCACGATCATGGTCCCATATTTGACGAGTCACAGAATTAAACCGCGCGCCTCCTGGCTGCTGCTAATTGCCAGATGacattctcccatcctccctcgacTCATGGAACGCGCCATCACTTGcgtggtaagaaaaatatagtcacaaTGGCATCCACACAGTAGAGTATCAGATGCCCCtttttcacaattattattattttacgacGTCGCTAGTGgttatttgtgcatttatttacagaaataacaagagtaatgatcaaatcttgttgttagagagcagatatgccaaatattattcatttattggtaGTATATTGCGTATTTCATATATTACCATATATGGGCATGCGTATCCTCACTCATGATAGtatgtacatcaagaaaacactctgaaaacctattttatattatttgtgtgggcataatgtatgcacaggtgtgaaaaataattaccctaTCACATTCTGGAGCAGTTCCGAGCAACTGCAGTTCAAATCAGGCAGAAAATTCTGTGTAATTTAGTGAGAATACCTGCACAAGTTGCGGCGGAAAATAACCACCCGCTACGATGGCAGTACTCAATAGCGCACAACATACCATCAGAAAGCCAACTTCCCATCGTTACTGCACCACTTTCCAGGGTGAGTAGAGACCTAAATTTTTTACAGTAGATGCATAACACTATTATGCATgagaatattgatttttttcatttttgcaaaCCTCAATTTTTTGGCTGAATTAGCATCTCACAGACATGACCCAAAAACCTATTTGTgtcctgaaagggttaacacaaGTTTGAATAATGCGATTTTGATTTAATGGTACTTCATATTTAAGAAGACATAAttaaatacagtggagactcaatactcgaacttttcaatactcaaatgcaaaagttcgatttaatactcgaaaacATATCTGATAGTTGAACATCCACacatgtggttgtaaacaaaggcttcctggtgtcccCATTCACCCTCTGCCAATTATGACTATAGTCCGACACAAATATGAAAGCCGCTGAGGGGGGAGACCTATCGGGGATTCCCCGGTTGTGGCGTCACCAAATGTCGCAGCCCCAAttataggattaacactgaagtgtggagaaacgcccatctctcccgctcgctcgctctctctctctctctctctctctctctctctctctctgtggcttgttactacttcctcctgtttcttattactatatagttctctcatgcacgtgtgtgtgtgtgtgtgtgtgtataatcctgcttgcgcgagtctttcaacagtttacgtattggttctTCTGTgacgcggcacacacacacacacacacacacacacacacacacacacacacacacacacacacacacacacacacacacacacactctctctctctctctctctctctctctctctctctctctaaaatagacaagtagacatacattttttttgttgttttattttactctttttccacaccacccataaggtaagagttaaggtgcgttttttttttatagaggtttta
The sequence above is drawn from the Portunus trituberculatus isolate SZX2019 chromosome 41, ASM1759143v1, whole genome shotgun sequence genome and encodes:
- the LOC123516461 gene encoding zinc finger and BTB domain-containing protein 14-like, which translates into the protein MAMHQEEFVQLKWNTHQLAFIDTLSSLRDKQVYTDVTLSCGDQFYPAHRLVLSSCSTFFAKTLEVSGCKAPTILLHGIDQSTLEQLLMFMYDGQVTISREELSKLLEAAKWLGVKGLDSALDKHKVNEASSLGEAFDSAPFPEPLRQLFSSLIGTNLLQENIEDAVNFYKQIINKMQETEAANNQSSELVQDFSEPETNQEESQDIITVEKFDDFLTDPNSEELKDNSSLELKDDTSSSSFHGWTEGETDFKLNIKEIFEESREIAETNGVDSSSTPGKFTESSKENNDEAVNKRSLKCKHCRKSFKIRKDIATHLRTHHGEIHHYCFTCQIQFSNKKEFATHMKLHKAPTVHSCNMCEYVTHSQYGLNKHILVNHRASKKKSDLMLPKVQLTKERKQKSKILKRTSQNSDFHDCSSCLKRFRDETSLKEHADRGCKGIIKSKDGYHCPLCLYVSNRLRSVEDHLSRHTGIYRFRCSYCPYQCIRNFYLKDHLNKKHPEIK